The region TGCTGAACTCTGCGGGAAAATCTTCTTATCAAGCTTTCTGATGTTTCTTTTTCCTTTTTTCTTACTTCGATCACAAAAACCCCCTTTCTAATTAATTTTCAATTATCAATGATCAATTTACAATGAATTTTCAATGATTAAATTTACAAAATTTGAAAATTGATTAATTGTAAATTTATTGAAAACAAGTAAATTGAAAATTGTAAATTCCAATTCTAGGCGTGTGAAACTATTATATCGCTTTTTAATATTTTTTTTACGGCATTAATTATTTTTTCATTCGTCACTGTTTCCTGCGATCCGGTCTTCATATTTTTCACTATTACCGTTCCGTCCAGGGCTTCTTTCTGCCCGATAATCAGCGTTATTTCAACTTTAAACTTGTCAGCCACTCTAAGTTGCGATTTCAAGCTTCCTCGACCAAAACTTTCCGCTACCGCTATCCCATTCCTTTCAAGTTCGGAGAACATATTCAAACTTTTCTTTTTGGCTAATTCTCCGAGTTGTGCCAAAAATACTCTTGGAGTTGGAGCCTTGTGCAGTTTGGCGTTAATTCTTTTCATTTCAATTGCAAGCCTGTCTAGTCCAAGACCGAATCCGATAGCCGGAGTATCTTCTCCGCCCAGCATTTTAATGAGCTTGTCGTACCTTCCTCCTCCGCCCAAAGAATAATTCTTTCCTCCATCATCATTCACCCAGATTTCAAAAACAGTTCGCGTATAATAATCAAGTCCTCTGACTAAGCGATTGTTAATAACGTAAGGCAAATTAAGCTCATCTAGATATTCGAGCAAATTCTTGAAATGCAAATGGCAATCAGCGCATAAATGATCGACGGTCTGTGGAGCATTCAGCCCTACCTGAGCGCATTTGTCTTCCTTGCAATCCAAAATTCGAAGAGGATTGATTTCTAGTCTTCTTTTGCAATCCTGACAAAGCTTTTGTTTTCTTGATTCAAAATAACTCATTAAGAGATTGCGATAATCTTTTCGGCACTGGGCGCATCCGATGCTGTTTATCTGGAACTGGATATTTTTAATTCCCAGAGATGTCACTACTCGGTGAGCCAGCTGGATAAGATGCGCGTCCATAATCGGATTATCTTCTCCAAAAATATCGAAATTCCCTTGCCAATGTTCGCGGTATCTTCCTTCTTGCGGCCTGTCATAGCGATAAATCTGTCCTATGGAAAATAATTTTATCGGCTTCGGCAAAACATTCATTCCATTTTGAATATATGAACGGCAAATTCCGGCAGTCATTTCCGGCCGAAGAGCTACCCTGTCTCCGCCTTTGGTTGTGAACGCATACATTTCCTTTTCCACAATGTCGGTCCCTTCTCCAATTGTCCGATTAAAAAGATTGGCATATTCAACCAAAGGAATATCAATCCTTTGAAAACCATATTCATACGATAACCTGGATAATGTTCTTCTGATATGTTCCCAATATGGCTGGCTTTCCGGAAGAATATCCCTCATCCCTCGAGGCGGCTGCAAAAGAATCGGCTCCTTTTCGGGAACTTTTTTAGCCAGTTTCTTAGCTGCTGGCTTCTTACTGACTTTTTTTACTTTCTTCATACTACAAATTACAAATCTGCTACAAATCTACAAATTCTGCAAATAATATCCAAAAAAATATTTGTATATTTGTAATAGATTTGTAGATTCGTGGGTTTAGTATATTGCTACGTTATTAAACGGCCAGGCGCGAACCAATACTTTCCCGACAATAAATTCTTTTCCGACCGGACCAAAAGCTCTTGAATCATGGCTATAGCCCCTATTGTCTCCCATTGCAAAATATTCATTATCGCTAAGCTGTTCCGTCGAATCTCCTTGCGTTTTTAATTCTTGCGGCAAATATCCGCTCTCATCCAAAATAAATCCTTCTGGATTTTCTTTGTTGAAAATGTAGACCTTTCCATCGCTAACTTTTATTTTTTCTCCCGGAAGGCCGATTACTCTTTTGATAAAATATTGTTTAGGATCTTTTGGATATTTGAAAACAACCACATCGCCTCTTTTCAACTCTTTGAAAGAACTCACTGAAAAAAATTGCTTTTCTCCCATTCCGATATCCGTTTCTTTGTATCCCAATTCGTTGATAATCAAATATTGGCCGTCTTTGAAATTCGGTTCCATACTGGCTCCTTGGACAAAAAACGGCTGAAAAAGAAAAACTCTGATTGGAGTTATGATTACAAGAGCTAGAATAAAAACTTTAACAATTTCCAACAAAAAACTTCCTACGCCAAAATAGGACTCTTTTTTTCCATTAAAAACATTGCTCTTTTTAGAGTTTTCTTCTGCCATTGATAAAATTTAATGAATAGCAAACACAACCATTATAACACGGCTAATGCGTCCTTGCAAGTATCGTACAAAGTAGGCTAACATAGAGCTAGCAAGCGAATTATAAATATGTCAAGAAACAAATTTCTAAAAATATTTTTTAAAATTGCAACTTTCACGGCGCTAATTTTGGCTTTTGTTTGGGGAGGATATTTTGTTTTTAAAATCGGAAGCACTGGGAAAAAAATCAGCATTGATAATGAAAGTTCTTCTGTTATGAACAATGTGGGATCATTGATTTCTTCCTTGATTCCAAATAGCAGAAAAATGCTCCGAGGCGAAGAAGACGGAAGAACAAACATCCTGCTTCTCGGAACTGCCGGAAAAGGAAAGCCGGGACAAAATCTCACTGACACAATAATGATGCTCAGCATCGACACAAAAAACAAAAAAATTGCTCTTCTTTCCCTCCCTCGCGATTTTTACGCTAAAATCGCAGACACTTCCTTCTACACCAAAATAAATTCCATCTATCAATACGGCATTAGCCGGAAGGAATACGCCAATCCGATCAAAAAAACCGTGGAAGAAATTACTGGTTCTCCTGTTCATTATTTCATCGTCCTCGATTTTGACGGATTCAAGAAAATAATCGACGACATCGGAGGCATCAATATTTCCGTCGAAAGAGACATCTATGATCCCCGCTATCCCGGACCGAATTATAGCTACGAAACTTTTGAAATTAAAAAAGGACTGCACCTTATGAATGGCGAAACGGCGCTTAAATATGTCCGCGAGCGCCACGACGATCCGGAAGGAGATTTTGGAAGAGCCAAGCGCCAACAGCAAGTTATGCAATCGACAAAAAATAAAGTTTTTTCATTGCAGACTTTTCTGAACCCGATCGCTCTTAATAAATTGCTAAGCGACCTTGGAGAAAATATCAAAACCGACATCGGAATGGATGAAATCGAAGGGTTCCTTGATCTTGCTAAAAAATCCGATACTCAAAATATTACTAATGCAGTAGTTGACGCCTGGAAAAAAGAAAGCATACTCAAGGTTTCTCATATTCCCGCTGGAGGAGTTCAGGCTTTTGTTCTGGTTCCGCGCGTGGGAAATTACAGCGAAATCCAGGATTTGACGCAAAATATTTTTGACCTGGATTCGATTCGCAGAAGAAAAGCGGAAATCGAGAAAGAAAACGCCAGCGTAACGATTATCAATCAAAGCAACTACAGGAATCTTGATTCCAAAGTCAAAGATATTTTGGAAAATAAGATGAAAATAAAAAATATTAAAACGGTTTACTCGGGAAATTCAGGAATCCTAAATAATTCCTATGTCTATGGCAAGACTAACGGGCAAAAAATATTCACGCTGGATGAAATCATCAAAATACTAAAAATAAGATTGGTTGGGAAAAATGATGCTATAATAGAAAAGCAAGAAAGCGAC is a window of Parcubacteria group bacterium DNA encoding:
- the hisS gene encoding histidine--tRNA ligase, producing the protein MKKVKKVSKKPAAKKLAKKVPEKEPILLQPPRGMRDILPESQPYWEHIRRTLSRLSYEYGFQRIDIPLVEYANLFNRTIGEGTDIVEKEMYAFTTKGGDRVALRPEMTAGICRSYIQNGMNVLPKPIKLFSIGQIYRYDRPQEGRYREHWQGNFDIFGEDNPIMDAHLIQLAHRVVTSLGIKNIQFQINSIGCAQCRKDYRNLLMSYFESRKQKLCQDCKRRLEINPLRILDCKEDKCAQVGLNAPQTVDHLCADCHLHFKNLLEYLDELNLPYVINNRLVRGLDYYTRTVFEIWVNDDGGKNYSLGGGGRYDKLIKMLGGEDTPAIGFGLGLDRLAIEMKRINAKLHKAPTPRVFLAQLGELAKKKSLNMFSELERNGIAVAESFGRGSLKSQLRVADKFKVEITLIIGQKEALDGTVIVKNMKTGSQETVTNEKIINAVKKILKSDIIVSHA
- the lepB gene encoding signal peptidase I — its product is MAEENSKKSNVFNGKKESYFGVGSFLLEIVKVFILALVIITPIRVFLFQPFFVQGASMEPNFKDGQYLIINELGYKETDIGMGEKQFFSVSSFKELKRGDVVVFKYPKDPKQYFIKRVIGLPGEKIKVSDGKVYIFNKENPEGFILDESGYLPQELKTQGDSTEQLSDNEYFAMGDNRGYSHDSRAFGPVGKEFIVGKVLVRAWPFNNVAIY
- a CDS encoding LCP family protein, with translation MSRNKFLKIFFKIATFTALILAFVWGGYFVFKIGSTGKKISIDNESSSVMNNVGSLISSLIPNSRKMLRGEEDGRTNILLLGTAGKGKPGQNLTDTIMMLSIDTKNKKIALLSLPRDFYAKIADTSFYTKINSIYQYGISRKEYANPIKKTVEEITGSPVHYFIVLDFDGFKKIIDDIGGINISVERDIYDPRYPGPNYSYETFEIKKGLHLMNGETALKYVRERHDDPEGDFGRAKRQQQVMQSTKNKVFSLQTFLNPIALNKLLSDLGENIKTDIGMDEIEGFLDLAKKSDTQNITNAVVDAWKKESILKVSHIPAGGVQAFVLVPRVGNYSEIQDLTQNIFDLDSIRRRKAEIEKENASVTIINQSNYRNLDSKVKDILENKMKIKNIKTVYSGNSGILNNSYVYGKTNGQKIFTLDEIIKILKIRLVGKNDAIIEKQESDLVLVLGNDLGDIDSFEEGNIEEFKNASDSQNYFDLIKK